CTGACGTTTGTCGTGTTGTCTATTTTAAACATACGCTATCGGTAAGCCTGGTAACCAGTCTCGCTGCCAATAACTACGACCTGCAATGCCAACTGTCCCGGAACGGCGTACTCTGGTCTTTACTGCTTTTCGTCTTCGAGTATGACTACACGCTTGACGAAAGCGGGGTGGAGGTGAGCGATAAGTCAAACCAGCAGCAACTGGCCAACAACCTTGCAAAGATGGCAGTCCTCGGTTGTATCGCCTTAGCTGGCTACAGCATGGAACTGCGTCAGAAACCGGTGACTGGAAGCGAGACAAACTCACCAGCAGCTAAGGCGCCACCAGCCATAAAACCAAAGCCATCGGTGTCCGCAGCCTCCAGCTCAACTTACACACAGAACGCGCACAATCCCCTGCAAAGCAAACAGCTGGCAATTACGAGCGGAAAAGAAAAGGAGTCAGACACCTCATCTGGTAGCAGCGACACCGCTAGTTCCACACCCACCGAAAgtgagcaacagcaacagcttaCGAGGACCAGATCCAGTGCCATCCAGCAGAAGTACATTGTTACGGGGGAGGCTAAAAACTCCCTAATCAAGCAGGTTCTCGATCGTCTGCTCACGCGTTACATTTCCAACCAGTTGGCCACGGTTCGCGACAGTGATGTGCTTAAGTTGCTTACGGCAAACACCCGTAATCCCTACCTCATCTGGGATAATGGAACTCGCGCTCAGCTTAAGGATTTCCTCGAGCAGCAGCGAACGGCCTCCGCGAAGGAGACCCATGAGGACATTGCCCAGGTCTCTGAGCTGGTTTCCAGCTTTGAGTTCGATGCACACAAGTAAGTGATGTAAACATGAAAAAGGTTGTTATAACGTTAATTTAATCCTTAAGGGACGAGCTGCAGATCGGTGGTATATTTATACGCATATACAATGATATGCCAACTTATCCTATTGCTCAGCCAAAGCTCTTCATCATGGATCTGCTGGAGTACCTAAAGCACGCTTATCAGTTTCTGCAGTACAAAAAGAACCCGACATTAGCTGCCGCTCCTGTCAGCGTTACTCCTAAAATGGGAAATGACGGCATACTGACCCCCACTTTGGCGCCTAATCATCCTCAGCTTCAGCAGGCTTCGACGGGAAATTCGGGCACTACGTTCGACGAGGTTCTGACTGCTTATAACCGATCAAAGAGCCGGAAGAAGTTGGAGACAGATGCCCTGACAGAACAGCAGTTGACCTTACATCAGAGCAAATACGACTTTATCAGCGATGGAAAGATTGAGCTTCACATTACCATGGTGCTTAAAGCATTGATTGCGGTGATCAAGGCAAACGCCGAGGTGGAAATTCAGTGCATCGGAAACTTTGATATGATATTTggcttcttggccagcaacATATTCCCCGATGTAAGGGTTTGGTTTTGTAATTCTTTGGATATTTAAtagattttctgttttttagaACTCTATTGTTAAAACGGTGGCTTTGGAGGTAGTTTCTTTGGTTTCACGCAACAAGGAGTGCGTCTCGGAGGTGGCAGCCTGTGAGATCCTTGGCAACTATCTGGTGGCCCTCAAAGACCCAGAGCTTCGTGCCAGCCAAGTCAAGGTATTGGAAACTTTGTCAGGACTGATGAACGTGCAAGAGATGATTAAGGAGGCCCAGGCCAAAGGTGCCACTATCTACCTGCTGGATTTGTTTTGCAACTCGCGTAATCCGCAAATTCGTGAGATGTGCGCTGGTATTTTGGCCAAGATGACAGCGGATCGTCTGAGCGGGCCCAAAGTGCGGATCACTGTGTCAAAGTTCTTGCCAGCGCTTTTTATAGATGCTATGGTGGAGTCGCCAGCTACGTCCGTGCAGCTCTTTGAGTCCATACACGAGCATCCGGAATTGATTTGGAACGATACCACGCGATCAAATGTCTGTGATGCTGTGGCTGATACGTGTCAAAGGTAATTAaagaagaaatatatatatatttttttttcatatgttCTTCCCGCACAGATTCTATCAGCTGCAAAAAGCGAATCCCCGGCATGTGTGGAAAGATCCGGAAATACTTAAGGATATTGTATCCAATGAAATCGTTGTGGCCGGCGTCTACCTCCGACTGTTTGTCAGCAATCCAGCTTGGACACTTCGCAAGCCAAAGCAATTCCTTTCCGACCTTTTGGACTTTGTCGTCGAACAGATCGGTAAAAGCTCCTCAGAGCAGGATGTGCTAGATCTGTCGACCACTGCGTTAGTAGAGCTTTTACGGTCGCAGCCCAACCTTGCAGACGATATCCCTGTGCTTGGACATATACCAAAGCTGTTCAATCTGCTCTCAATGCAGCCAAAAAACACGCTATCAGTATTACATCAGCTCTCGTTATCTGAGGTTGGATACTATTAACATTTATATTGGAGATTCACTAAAGTTTCGTATATTATGTTTCAGTTCTGCGTGAGTGCCATCTCACAGACGGAATGTGTGTCGccattaaaaaaatgcatgGAGCACAATAGGGATTGCATCGAGAAGGCCTGCGAGGCTCTAAGCCGCCTCTTTAAGCATCAGCATGTGAGTTTTATtctgaaagaaattaaattggttTAAAGGTTCAAGACTGATATAAAAATGACTCAGTTATTAAGATTCGAATTTGTGTaccaaattttaaatgtattctttACTATCTATCAGGATTCGTTAATCAGTCAATCTCTGGAGGTGGGACTTATACCTTTTCTACTGGGGCTACTGGACAGCCGTCTGGAGTTCGTGGACAATCCATCGGCGGTTAAGGCACAAATTGTGGCGGCTCTTAAAGGCATGACGCACAATCTCAATTACGGCGATCGGGTCACGCAAATTTTGCTCAAACACCCCGTGTGGTCCGAGTTCAAAGATCAGCGCCACGATCTTTTCATCGCGGACACAACAATACGTGGCTATCTGACGGGTAGGTGGAAGATTCTTATAGTACTGCCCTATAAGTATGTATAATTATTCCTATATTAAAGGAGTCAATCCAACGGCTGGCTACCTAACAGCGGGTCCTGCGCAAAGCGTAGAAGTGCTCACCTCACCGCCGCCCATCGATCGCGATGATCCTTCTGCCCGTCCACCCATCGACTAGCGACGTGTTATCCGCCGGACCAAGGCTAAAACTTAGGCTGGTGTTTAGATTACCTCTAGCATGGAGCCTTCGATTGCCACGGAATCAGTAAACGGACACGAACTTTCACGGGCTGCCCCCAATTATTGTATTAAacattcttttattttgtacaCTCGCAGCCAATTGTACGTAGCGCGAAGAAGGCTGGCACGGTAATCGTGAGCCAACATATAATTAATCTGTAACaaagtttcattttttatatttataaaaaaccaATTGTATAAATAATTAGTTGTTAGTTTATACACCGCGCATAAACAACCTAACTAGAGCATGCATAAAGTGATTATACATATTATGGAATAAAGCCGATTCATTACAAATGAAAAACCCAAATGTGACTATTTACGTTGAAAAAATCTAGGTAAGTGTTAGTCTGGCCCAAcctcaataataataaaaatagtccaaccagtttttgtttttaatcttttaaaaGGGCTTCAAATAATTTGGATAGGGTAAATACTCTTGTTTTCGTTAAGTGGTTGGTAAATGTTAAAAGGTATATTTTCGGTATTTTTATGTGGCCAAGCTAAACGCGTTAGATTATTTTTCACAACACATTGTTTTGCCTAGAGCtgcatataaacaaaacaaaaattatgtCGCTTGTGGCAGATTATAGCGACTCCTCCGAGTCCGATGAAGACACAAGTAGTCAATTTTCCGAAGACCGCGAAACTAAAAGGTGGCCATTCTTTCTACCTGCAGTATGACATGGGATTCAAAtccttatatattttcagagCGCCACCAATCGAAAAAGAGAAGACTTCTCCTCCCAAATTGCCCAGTGCGAGCCAAGCTCTTGCCCAAGGAGCTGGAAAGGGGGATGTGTTCAGCAATCCCTTCCTGGAGGCCGAGATGCACAAAACCGCTTCGCTGGAGCGGCACGTGAAGATGGTTGACAACGATGCGCaccaaaaattgaaaaacggCCGTAAGATTTGCTGGAACTTTAGAAGGGGACGCTGCCGCTTTGGCACCAGTTGCCAGTATGCCCACGATTCCGACTTGTCGGTGGATGAGGCGGCGGAGAAGAGTACATTACGGGATCAATCAGTGCCTGTGGTCTTAGAGGCTGCACCGGGTAATTCCAACAGGCGTAAGCGTCCCGGTCTGGGTGATGCTCTGGAGCCGGGCAAACGGGTTATAAAGTCCTACAATCAGCACAATCCGCAGAATCCATTTGCCCGGCGTTAAAGCACACCAGCATCCGTGATGCGCAGCAGGCAGTGCTCACCATCTGGACCATAGGTGTTCGAGATTACGTACATAAAACGTAGGCCATCGTCCTGAAGAGTGAAGTCCTCTGTCTCTGGAAGCTCCACCGACAATCTGAGCGTGGCAACCGAGCTCCAATAGACACCCAGCATGGGCTCCAACTGCTGTCGCGTCATTTCCTCATCGTCGCCATCTTTCTCGCCGTCATCACCACAGATGTCTGTTAAGATAAAGTTGTAGATAGTTATAAATCCGTAGCGTACAAGTAAAACAAGCACATACATTTATCGTTTCCAAAGAATGACACATTCCCGATGACAAATGCCACGCCCGTGAGAGCGAGTTTCCGAATTCTGCAAGCCAAGTCTGTCAGCTCTGACTTTCTGGCGTCCAGCATCCTTCTGCCGCGGTGGTAAGCGAAGCACGCGGCAAGGGAATCAATAAGCACCAACTTCGTTTGCATGGAAGCCCGCATTTCGATCAAATGGTGATCAAAGGATTTTAGCAGACCAATTATATCAGCAACAGTAGCGGCCTGCACCACCTGGATTCTTTTCATGGCCCTTTCGCAAGCTTCTGCATCCGTTCCGTTGTCCCCGAGCATGTCCTGTATCCTCTTACAGGAGAATTCCCGCTTGGTGTCTATGAATAATACTGGCTGGGTATGCTCCCAGACGAAATTTACGGCCAACGTGTACAACAGCTGAGTCTTGCCCACGCCTGGCTGACCACAGAGCTCCCACACTCTGCCTGGCCCAAAGGGCTGTTCCACGGAGTCCAACAGTTTGTCCAAGCTGATTTGTGGTCAGAGCTATAAAATCGAAGTCCTAGTACAATGATACAAAGACTTACTTTTCGATTCCCGTCTTGTATTTCAAGTCCGGAGTGCCTGCATTAGCGGAGCATTTTGGCAATAGAGACAATTCCTTCTTCAATTCTCGAACAGATTGTATATTAATGGCCCATAGCTCGTGGAGTTTCGTTTCATCCGCATCATAAAAGTCGATCAGGGACCCTATGTTGTTTTTACGGAGTAAATTTAATTGGTATTCGGATAGCAATTTTCCCGTGCATGTTTGCAAAATCATAAGCTTGAGGTCCATTTTGGGcgcctttatttatttatattattatcaGCAATGtatcgaaataaaattatcgTCGATAACAGCGCGGCTAAATTCAAATTCCGCCAATCGATTCGTTACaatcaattgtaatttaaaatttcgaattttatattttttacattatGTACTTGTCAAACACGAGACTAcgtaaataaaaagaaatttggAATCAGGGTACTTTATTTGTACTAATTAAAGAGTCGATCATGGATTAACTAATCCAAGTTGGCACTCGATTCACAACATGCATATTAATGAGTgtttatcttttgttttgcagctCCAACTCAGCTCTTAGTTTAGATACGGCACGTTGTCCCCCCAATAAAAAAATCCCTAAGAGGAAATCGTCAGTTCGAAACTGACTCACGTGCGACAGCAGTTGGACAGCGTAAAAAAATACAGTGCTCTCTCGATAACGGCAATAAAAATTGCTCTTGAAATACAATTGTAAGATGATAAACAGCTTTAGTTAGTACGCTAAGAATGAAATTGGAAATtctaattaataaaaaatttaataatttatatctGAACTACTTTTGCCCTTTCATGATAAGAGACTTAACAACAGGCGCGCCTACTTTATACACATTGCTTCTGAATGAAATCCCCTGAAACCCCACACACATAAGTGTATCCCGTCTCTATCTGTAATCTTGTCCCCTCTCGTTGACGGCAATGAATCAACTCCAAGACTCAGTTGAGTTACAGAGATGGACGAGGAACCCCACGCCTTCGAAAATTTGGTTGCCAAAGCTCAGAGATCCGGCGACGCGGATCCGATGCGGATTGGTAGCGCAGGTAGCGAGAGGAATTGCAGTTCCGAAGCGTCAGCTATTGCAGCTAGTACAGAACTTCCTGAAAATCCTCAGTCTTCAAGACCCCAATCACTGGGCATATATCTTCTCGaaccatttattttaatcCTGCTATTTGCCTACAACTTTTCTTGTAAGTCAAGTGAAGTGACCTTCATTAGTATCACAAAAGCTCAGTGTACTCCTCCGGATTTCAGCAACCGTTCTAAAAAATAAAGTCATCTACCAAAGCTGCACCGCGGGTTTGGGGTATCCGGATAGCGTTTGCCAACTTCTGGGCACCAAAAATGCCACGAATGAAACAATGGTGAAGATGATAACTTTGGGGGGAAAAAGAAACTCATTTAATATCCTTTTTTCCAGAAAATTGAGGAGCAGGTACAACCATACGCTGCGAAGATCACGCTGGCTATGCGGTTAGTGGAGTGCTTTATTCCTGCTTTTTGTGGGCTCTTTGCTGGATCCTGGGCGGACCACTTTGGACGCAAGCCCCTTCTCATGTGCTCCTTTCTAGGTGGGTTTGATCCCCCGCTAGTCGGAAGATGCCTATATTCTTAACCCGTGCAGCAGGCTACGGCCTTCAGTATCTCATTTCAGGCGCGATCGCCTACTGTGCTATGAACTCCCAAGGTCTGGTCAGTCCCTGGTGGTACGTGCTCTCTATCGTACCGCTCTCCTGCTTGGGAAGTAGTGTCACCTATTCAGTGGCTGCCGTTTGCTTTATTGCCGATGTGTCCGACGGCAGAGCTCGATCTTACAGGTAGTTGGCTAAGTAATCCAGTGGATTTGGAACTACTAACATATATTTCACCGTAGGATGATCGCCTATGAATTGGCCATATATGTGGGCCTGCTCATTGGTAGCCTTGGTTCTGGTTATGCATACGAGGCCACAGACGCCTATATTGTTTTCAGCATTTCTTCGTTTTGCGTTTTTACGGCTCTCTTTCTGATGGCACTCCTTCTTCCGGAGAGTTTGGCCGTCAGGAATAGGACACTATCGACTTCATCGACGGGCACTAGTGTGCTTTCCATGCTGATGAGCTTGTGGAACACCTGCTCTAGGCCTCGTGAGCACCAGAATCGCTTCATGCTCACAACCATCATGGTAGTACTGCTCCTCACCGCATTTGTATCAGGCAAGTTcaaaaaaagtataatttaaCATGCAAGCGTCGTTTAAAGTCGAGGTGATCATACGGGAAGGCCCTGAaaacctatatatatatatatattaagtacCTATATCGTTTTTGCACTTCAagatttcataatttatttaattaaaacgctGAAATGGGGTTGTCACTTATTGCCTTGTCCTTTGTTGGCGGATAAGCATTGGCAAAGGTCTtggttttaaatattcatttttgcTATCTGTGCTATCTGTGCTATCACTAGACGGCAGCAACGCCGTGTTCTATAAGTTTATGAGGATAAAGTTCCATTGGACCGTAAAGCAGTTTACTGAATACGAGACTGTCGGCATTTTGGTTCCTGCAGTGGCTGGTTCAGGTGGAGTTTTCTTCATTTGGTCTCTCCGCAAGGTGAGTTGTATGTGGTGCTGACTCATTTCCTTGACCTATCCCAATGTCTGACAGTGCACCAAGTCGGCCGTCCTGTGGCTGGCATTGGTGTCTCTCATGAGCCACTGCGCCAGCAGCCTGATGAAGGGCTTCGCCTGGGAGAGCTGGCAGATTTACGTGGCCATTGGGTTGGGTGTTTTCAAGTCCCTCGTGAACCCCATGTGCCGTTCCATGATCACCAATCTGCTGCCGACTGATGAACGGGGTATGTATATATGGCACTTTATAGCGATGTTCTTTACACAAATCTGTGGTTTCCCTTCCCAGGTAAAATCTTCGCCCTGCTTGGGGTTTTGCAAGCACTCTCCCCCCTCATATCTTCCACTTTGTACGTTGCTATCTACACCCAAACACTGAACACGGAGCCGGGGATTTTCAATGTGTTTAGCGCCTTTTTATTTGGCATAGGCATTATTCTATTGGGGTACGTTGCCTTGAGCAATATACGATTGCTTTACAATATGTACTcgatattaaatatttcagcacGGTTTGGCACAAAAAGTCGAGAAATCAGGGGTACTATGAGCCAGTTTTTAAATGATCGATGAAAGCTTTAAGAAGAATGGAAGAAAGCGCCAGTCATGCCCAGATTTGGCTATCAGTTACACAGATGGACTGGCTTTGGAAACTCCCTCGACTACCTCTTTACGCGAAATCCACTCAACCGTATATCACTTCGAGCTTATTTACATACTCGATTGTCGCACAATAGCCTATACAAATTCAAGCATGGAGTATAGTTAGAGGAATTGTACTTTCTGCCCTCTGACTTGCTAATATCTCGAGATCTCACTCTCCCCTTCTCTGGGGAAAAGCGTTTAATTACAgaagcaaaatattttctcattAACGAAAATATGGGTTATTATTGCAGCAAAGCTGTGGCGTGTGCGCAGTCACTTGACAATTCTTACGGAATatctataaaaatgtttggatgTGCATACTTTTGTATGCCCAACGATTGGTGCTAACTACGGATTTGAGCGAACGCTAATTCCACTCgctaatttaaaattagtCGCCAGGTTTTTTACACCCTTGATCAAGATCGGTATTATAGTCGCTATACTCGAAAACCGAATGAAACTCAATTTACGCACGAATTTAGTGCCAACGGAGCAGAATGAAATCCCTGGAATTCTGTGTGGATTGAAGCCGACCATATCGCATGAATTGTCATCAggccaattaaaatgaatgtaacatacaaattataacaattataaatacaattataacTATAGCGATTTTATTCTTGCATAAGCTCAATATTCAATTTTGCGATTTTCAATTTATCTCCTTGATACAAaacagtgtgtgtgtaaagTGCTACTCGATGTATACCCtcttttaaaacaattacatGTGGTACAAAAAGATAGTTCATCATTAATTCTCTCCGGTTTTTTTGGGTTATTTTTGGCATCGGCCTGTGGACCTACTAACCACTTTTCAGACTCCCATGGCTCTGGCTCGTGCTACTAATTCGCACGATCCAAAGATGAAATCAAACGAACTATTCAAACTACGTTTCTCACGTTTCCCCTACCCAACTTTCGGTGAGTTGAGCTGGTAAGGTAGGGCTCCAAAGCCAATTTAGCCAGTCCGGTGGATAGAATGGAGTTTGACCGAGCTCCATTTGTTTAGACTCGAATCTGGCTAAGCGAAACTGCGACACATTTTCCTATACTTTCCGCCGGGAATGCAATTTCACGTGAATCCAACGAAGCTGGCCGCTGGAACTGATGCGGCCCTAGATGAACAACTGTTCCCCAGTGCGACTGTTTACCTGGGGTGTACATATGTGTTGCCGGTTCCTCCGTCGCCGAGAGGCCCGCTATAAAAGCGCACGGATTCCGCGGTAGCCGCTCATTTCGAGAACGAAACTCTATTTGTACCGTCGCCGTCGGATTGGAGGTGGTTTTCAGTTTCGTGTTTCCGACTACCGCTGCAATCAAAAGCTGAAATTATATTCGAATTTGGCATTAGTAACCCATAAATCTGATCGGCAGTGCTGGGCACCAGGGGTTTTCTCTCATTGGGACTGCGGTTACGTGACAGGTGTTGCAATGAGCCACTGAGGAGCCAACGAGTTCGGCGATTTAAAGCTAGATATTAAAGAACTTCTTCACTAAAGAAACAACCATGGTCGAGAAGGCCTCAAATGCGTTTACACTGGAAAAACTTCGGAATCTGCAATGGGAAAAGGTGTTTCATATGTTTTACATCGAACCGGTTGTGTTCATGCTGCTCTTCTCGCACACGCT
This genomic stretch from Drosophila teissieri strain GT53w chromosome 2L, Prin_Dtei_1.1, whole genome shotgun sequence harbors:
- the LOC122625282 gene encoding uncharacterized protein LOC122625282, giving the protein MSLVADYSDSSESDEDTSSQFSEDRETKRAPPIEKEKTSPPKLPSASQALAQGAGKGDVFSNPFLEAEMHKTASLERHVKMVDNDAHQKLKNGRKICWNFRRGRCRFGTSCQYAHDSDLSVDEAAEKSTLRDQSVPVVLEAAPGNSNRRKRPGLGDALEPGKRVIKSYNQHNPQNPFARR
- the LOC122625275 gene encoding DNA repair protein RAD51 homolog 4; the protein is MDLKLMILQTCTGKLLSEYQLNLLRKNNIGSLIDFYDADETKLHELWAINIQSVRELKKELSLLPKCSANAGTPDLKYKTGIENLDKLLDSVEQPFGPGRVWELCGQPGVGKTQLLYTLAVNFVWEHTQPVLFIDTKREFSCKRIQDMLGDNGTDAEACERAMKRIQVVQAATVADIIGLLKSFDHHLIEMRASMQTKLVLIDSLAACFAYHRGRRMLDARKSELTDLACRIRKLALTGVAFVIGNVSFFGNDKYICGDDGEKDGDDEEMTRQQLEPMLGVYWSSVATLRLSVELPETEDFTLQDDGLRFMYVISNTYGPDGEHCLLRITDAGVL
- the LOC122626577 gene encoding proton-coupled folate transporter, coding for MDEEPHAFENLVAKAQRSGDADPMRIGSAGSERNCSSEASAIAASTELPENPQSSRPQSLGIYLLEPFILILLFAYNFSSTVLKNKVIYQSCTAGLGYPDSVCQLLGTKNATNETMKIEEQVQPYAAKITLAMRLVECFIPAFCGLFAGSWADHFGRKPLLMCSFLGYGLQYLISGAIAYCAMNSQGLVSPWWYVLSIVPLSCLGSSVTYSVAAVCFIADVSDGRARSYRMIAYELAIYVGLLIGSLGSGYAYEATDAYIVFSISSFCVFTALFLMALLLPESLAVRNRTLSTSSTGTSVLSMLMSLWNTCSRPREHQNRFMLTTIMVVLLLTAFVSDGSNAVFYKFMRIKFHWTVKQFTEYETVGILVPAVAGSGGVFFIWSLRKCTKSAVLWLALVSLMSHCASSLMKGFAWESWQIYVAIGLGVFKSLVNPMCRSMITNLLPTDERGKIFALLGVLQALSPLISSTLYVAIYTQTLNTEPGIFNVFSAFLFGIGIILLGTVWHKKSRNQGYYEPVFK